In Burkholderia savannae, one genomic interval encodes:
- a CDS encoding alpha/beta fold hydrolase — translation MSFEEFAPFRVTAQDVDIFGVKGGAGPPLLLLHGHPQTHMIWHRVAATLARHFTVIATDLRGYGASGKPASDARHAPYSKRAMAADQVAVMRHFGFPRFHVCAHDRGARVAHRMALDHPDAVERMLLLDIAPTLAMYERTDRAFATAYFHWFFLIQPEPLPETLIGGHPDAYVEAVMGNRSAGLAPFAPQALHAYREALRQPGAVHAMCEDYRASATIDLDHDRADIERGRKLACPLRVLWGERGVVARCFDPLDEWRRVARDVSGRALACGHYIPEEAPIALIDEILSFFEAREVA, via the coding sequence ATGTCGTTTGAGGAGTTCGCGCCGTTTCGCGTCACGGCGCAAGACGTCGACATCTTCGGCGTCAAAGGAGGCGCGGGACCGCCGCTTCTGTTGCTGCACGGGCACCCGCAAACGCACATGATCTGGCATCGCGTCGCCGCGACGCTCGCCAGGCATTTCACGGTGATCGCCACCGATCTGCGCGGCTATGGCGCGTCGGGCAAGCCGGCGAGCGACGCGCGGCACGCGCCGTATTCGAAGCGTGCGATGGCGGCCGATCAGGTGGCCGTGATGCGTCATTTCGGCTTTCCGCGTTTCCACGTGTGCGCGCACGATCGCGGCGCGCGCGTCGCGCATCGGATGGCGCTCGATCATCCGGACGCGGTCGAGCGGATGCTGCTCCTCGACATCGCGCCGACGCTCGCGATGTACGAGCGCACCGATCGCGCGTTCGCGACCGCGTACTTCCACTGGTTCTTCCTGATCCAGCCGGAGCCGCTGCCGGAGACGCTGATCGGCGGCCATCCGGACGCGTACGTCGAGGCGGTGATGGGCAATCGCTCGGCGGGCCTCGCGCCGTTCGCGCCGCAGGCGCTGCACGCGTATCGCGAAGCGCTGCGCCAGCCGGGCGCGGTGCATGCGATGTGCGAGGACTATCGCGCGTCGGCGACGATCGACCTCGACCACGATCGCGCGGACATCGAGCGCGGCCGCAAGCTCGCGTGCCCGCTGCGCGTGTTGTGGGGCGAGCGCGGCGTCGTCGCGCGCTGCTTCGATCCGCTCGACGAATGGCGGCGCGTCGCGCGCGACGTGAGCGGCCGTGCGCTCGCGTGCGGGCATTACATTCCGGAAGAAGCGCCCATCGCGCTGATCGACGAGATCCTGTCGTTCTTCGAGGCGCGCGAAGTGGCGTGA
- a CDS encoding NAD(P)H-dependent flavin oxidoreductase produces the protein MALPAVLQNLSLPVIASPMFIVSYPELVLAQCKAGIVGSFPALNARPAELLDEWLTQLQAQLAEHKAANPDAVIGPIAVNQIVHQSNARLEHDIRVCVEHKVPIFITSLRAPAREIVDAVHSYGGIVLHDVINLRHAQKALEAGVDGLILVAAGAGGHAGTTSPFALVGEVRKVFDGPLVLSGSIANGGSILAAQAMGADLAYMGTRFIATQEAHAVDAYKHAILDAKSADIIYTNLFTGVHGNYIRESIVNAGLDPDALPESDKTKMNFGGDKAKAWKDIWGAGQGVGLMDDVPSVAELVARLKREYDDAKARLGIRA, from the coding sequence ATGGCCCTGCCCGCCGTCCTGCAAAACCTCTCGCTGCCCGTCATCGCGTCGCCGATGTTCATCGTCAGCTATCCGGAACTCGTGCTCGCGCAATGCAAGGCCGGCATCGTCGGCTCGTTTCCCGCGCTCAACGCGCGCCCGGCCGAATTGCTCGACGAATGGCTCACGCAGCTCCAGGCGCAGCTCGCCGAGCACAAGGCCGCGAACCCGGACGCCGTGATCGGGCCGATCGCCGTGAACCAGATCGTCCACCAGTCGAACGCGCGGCTCGAGCACGACATCCGCGTGTGCGTCGAGCACAAGGTGCCGATCTTCATCACGAGCCTGCGCGCGCCGGCGCGCGAGATCGTCGACGCCGTGCACAGCTACGGCGGCATCGTGCTGCACGACGTGATCAACCTGCGGCATGCGCAAAAGGCGCTCGAGGCGGGCGTCGACGGCCTGATCCTCGTCGCGGCGGGCGCGGGCGGCCACGCGGGCACGACGTCGCCGTTCGCGCTCGTCGGCGAAGTGCGCAAGGTCTTCGACGGCCCGCTCGTGCTGTCCGGCTCGATCGCGAACGGCGGCTCGATCCTCGCCGCGCAGGCGATGGGCGCCGATCTCGCGTATATGGGCACGCGCTTCATCGCGACGCAGGAAGCGCACGCGGTCGACGCGTACAAGCACGCGATCCTCGACGCGAAATCGGCCGACATCATCTACACGAACCTCTTCACCGGCGTGCACGGCAACTACATCCGCGAGAGCATCGTGAACGCGGGCCTCGATCCGGACGCGCTGCCCGAATCCGACAAGACGAAGATGAATTTCGGCGGCGACAAGGCAAAGGCGTGGAAGGACATCTGGGGCGCGGGGCAAGGCGTCGGGCTGATGGACGACGTTCCGTCCGTGGCCGAACTCGTCGCGCGGCTCAAGCGTGAATACGACGACGCGAAGGCGCGGCTCGGGATTCGCGCGTAA
- a CDS encoding LysR family transcriptional regulator encodes MDTLVSMNVFRYVVEVGSFVGAAERMEMSAAMASKHVMHLEHQLGARLLHRTTRRVAPTEAGREYYERLVQALTELDEAGQAVGAASVVPQGRLRVTSLSAFGLRHVMDAVTSYAQRYSDVTVEITLSDRVVELIDEGYDVAVRAAPAGMKSSSLVARQIATAHILLVASPDYLAKHGTPATIADLQHHSFIRRESNETLLDAAITDVAAASRVPLSGNVIVNHLEGLRVAVLSGAGIGLLGTEVVGEDIESGRLVPLLLDAVPPRELPIYAVYASRRHVSAKVRSFVDFLADRFAGQSLCPSIDERLRQLAMPRMKRLG; translated from the coding sequence ATGGATACCCTCGTCAGCATGAATGTGTTTCGCTATGTCGTCGAAGTCGGCAGCTTCGTCGGCGCGGCCGAGCGCATGGAAATGTCGGCGGCGATGGCGAGCAAGCATGTGATGCATCTCGAGCACCAGCTCGGTGCACGTCTTCTGCATCGCACGACGCGCCGCGTTGCGCCGACGGAGGCGGGGCGCGAATATTACGAGCGGCTCGTGCAGGCGCTCACCGAACTCGACGAGGCCGGACAGGCGGTGGGCGCCGCGAGCGTCGTGCCGCAAGGGCGGCTGCGCGTGACGTCGCTGTCCGCGTTCGGGCTGCGGCACGTGATGGACGCGGTGACGTCGTACGCGCAGCGCTACTCCGACGTGACGGTCGAGATCACGCTGTCCGATCGCGTCGTCGAGCTGATCGACGAAGGCTACGACGTCGCGGTGCGCGCCGCGCCCGCCGGCATGAAGTCGTCGTCGCTCGTCGCGCGGCAGATCGCGACCGCGCACATTCTGCTCGTCGCGTCGCCCGACTATCTCGCGAAGCACGGCACGCCGGCGACGATCGCCGATCTTCAGCATCACAGCTTCATTCGCCGCGAGTCGAACGAGACGCTGCTCGACGCGGCGATCACCGACGTCGCGGCCGCGTCGCGCGTGCCGCTGTCGGGCAACGTGATCGTCAACCATCTCGAAGGGTTGCGCGTCGCGGTGCTGAGCGGCGCGGGCATCGGCCTTCTCGGCACCGAAGTGGTGGGCGAGGACATCGAGTCCGGCCGTCTCGTGCCGCTCCTGCTCGACGCGGTGCCGCCGCGCGAGCTGCCGATCTACGCCGTGTACGCGAGCCGGCGGCACGTGTCGGCGAAGGTGCGCTCGTTCGTCGATTTCCTCGCGGACCGCTTTGCGGGCCAGTCGCTGTGTCCGTCGATCGACGAGCGGCTGCGGCAGCTCGCGATGCCGCGGATGAAGCGGCTCGGATAA